The genomic stretch CAGGGCCAATTACGAATTGCTTGGCTCATTGGTGCAGTCCAATAATAAATTGGGTCACTGTTATCCAAAAGGATGGATGATTTAAAGGCACTATCGAGGGTCCCATTCAACTTTCCTGTGTAGTTTAAAGGCACTTTTTGAATCCGTGTCATGTTTTTATCATTAAAACCTTGTAGGAGATAGAGAGGATACTGCAAAAAGTTTCTTCAATGCCAGGGCAAGGCCATTTTAGACCAGTTAGGCCCAGGACTGGGCTAGGACCAGGGCATCAGGGCCAACCCCAGCCTAGCCCTAGCCCAGTCCATTGCCAGCCCTAATTGCCGCTAGTCTGATCATGACACCCTGATCCattgctcaagtggtagactgagtgaagataccctcgtttcatccagactgttcatcaggtgggacctatCATTTATCAGTCAATGTTTAATAAACAAGCCCATCCACAAAGGCTAGCCAGATTATTTGTCTGGATTGCTTTGCCAAACACAAAAACATCTTTTTGTTCAACCAAACATCTTATATCGGCCCCTCCTTTCATTGATGTAAGCCATTGATCTGGTGGTTTAATGGGATGGGGACGTGTGCGGTATATGTCTCATCAACATGGACTTACCATACATATGACTTGGATCACCAAAAGACaggccccacatgtacagtttGTTCGGCCGGTCAAGTGCTTGGTTGGACATTGTATTCCCTCTTAGATTGACCTTTCTTCCAGTTATTGACAATTCAGTCTTCTAGATCTTTTGTGATTCTAACAATTTAGGTTACAGTTCGGTTTTATCTAAATATCCTCAGCTTGGTTTCTCCTGTGCTTCCCCCTTTGTCCTGCAGGAATGCGGATGGAAAGGGTGGGGAGAGATATCCTATGGAGGCAATGAATGTGTAAAGCGTGCCGAAGCTGCGGAGTTTCTGGTTTGAAAATCCATCATTGTCATGCATTTGTATAACTTAGGTAGCATTTAGGCGTGGTTCACAGATCTTCTGAATGAACATAATCTGCTTGGTGTTTGGGGTGGCACAAAGGAACCAAAACGCATTAGGAAGGCTAATGTTTTCGTGCTTTTTGCCACCCAAAATATGCTTGTGATCAAAGCAGGATtcttatctcaaccacaatttgAAGCTAGCACTTTGTAAAAGACTTAGGAACTGATAAAGCTAAAATGCCCCCTTAATATTTCGATCATACTTGCTTTGTCTGGCCTGCAATGAATAAGATCAATATGACGTCTCCGTACATTCATAATATTGCCGTTGCTATGGAAAATGAGGACATGAGTTTTGGGTAACCCCTGTTACATAGAGCCCATGTaacccaaagctctgtggggcccaccacaatgtccatgtgacatccactccatcaatcagtttcaccagatcattttagaatgtgagccaaaaaatgaggcagatatgaacctcaagtgggccacatcagaagaaacagtgaggattgaatgcctggcattgaaaccttattggggaccacaaaagttttggatcaggatgatagttgtgttttccctatGTCTTGGTGGGAGTCAGCTTATGAACTGGTTATATGGCATATgaagatcacggtgggccttaggaaggtttcaatggttggcgttTCCATCCccgctgtttcctttggtgtggctcacttgagtttgggtctgccttatttttgggatcacatcctTCGGTGATCTggtgaaacggatggacagacAGGAGTCGCAtggacattatggtgggcctcacagagctttGGGTTACACAGGCTCTGTTTAACAAGGGTTACATGCAACTCATGTCTGGAAATGATGCTCATGAAGgaaaaactagccattttctttTCAGGAAGTGGGAAGAAACAAAACAATGGCTTCATTGCCGGCACCATATGTAGGGACTGCCTATGTGACAACAGCTGTTTTGGTTGCATTGCTTATTTGTGGGGCCTCCTTTACATTTGACAGCagaaattcatgttttattgtcCAATGAAACTTGACCCATGAGGTGATGACACTTTTCTTTTAAGACAATGCACAGTGGAATTTATAGGATTCTGACTCAATGCACCCATCCATAACTAGGGCCTGcgattcggcgatccaaactgttgatattatGGGTGTCCCTCTGTGGATATGGATGCCCCAGAAGaccttccagattggaagatatTAACGCTTCAATCTGTGCCATTCAAGTAGGcagttaataaaataaaataaacagtgATGGTCCTAAAGAAACAGCACAGATTGGAGCGTAGAATCTTCCATCCATGGTTAGATGACTGACCATGATCCCCAGTTGTACAGATACCGCCCATTAGGACAGAGACTCCGATGCATCAGGAAGCTATAATTTCATTAACGCTAACGTATTTTGTTTCCTGCAATGACTTTTTGTAGTATGTATTTGTACTTGATTAGGTTAGGTCATGGATGGAAGAAGCATTTCCTGGTGTTACGGATCGTATCATGTCTTATATCATTGGACTTGATAGCCTGAAGGCAACCAACACAAGTGACAACAATTCATCCATGAGGCATAATGAGGATATAAGGCTGCGTATGGACGGTTTATTTGAGCTGGAGAAGCATGCATGTCATTTTGTTGCGGAGTTTACAGCTCTCTACACAAACGGACCAGCCGGTGGGGGTGGAATCAGGTTAAaaatctatcttggttccttacatgtgcgtttggttgcaccaaatatcatgaaatctcaTGATACTTTGCACCAAATTGGACTGATTAATCATAGATGTTCTCaagtggtgtatattatttttatggtttAGCTCGCCTTTCTGATGGATCTGCCAGATAATTTGGTTTGTCTGATAATTATGGTGGGGTGCATCTGTTGGACGGTGGTTGGATGTCAGACACATGCCACGTAGGCCCGCAATTCTCGATTCACCTTTTAAAGAATAAAGCCAAATGAGGGGATTTACATAATTTctcccctaaaaaaaaaaaaaaaaaaatacttcccAGGACTTTTGGTTCCGCCGGGCATTATTTTGGCAAAATCCTAATTACTAAGGAATTTTCCGTAAAagttcagggaaaaaaaaaaaagattaagaaATTCTGTTATGGCACATGCTCCATAGAAGTTCTACAAACTGCCATCCCCACCATACACATGAAAAGCATTCGTACGGGGATGGCAGCATTGATCGGGTAGATCATCACATACATGGGCTATAAAAAGTGGTAGTGACATTGTTTTGAGTTTTTCCATTGCCTGTGGATGGTTGATCAGTCCTTGAGttagaccatccatttttcaaaccattgatcatcacacacacacacacacacacacacacacacacacacacgcatgcagaGAGTCCAATTTGTTTTGGGTAGGGTGTCTGTTCTACTATTGATTTGGGGTACATTGAAACATTCCCTTGCAACTTAAAGTGGGGTGTTCTGCTACAATCAGATGCATACTATATTTGTCCCATGTAGTTGTTGTTGCAAATAAGTATTTATTTCACTTAGTTTCTTGCTTGTCTATTTTCCTGTTCACTAAATCTGTCTTTGCTTCTGAACACAGCACTGGCTACAAGAAGGAGATGCTTCTTCATAAGGAACTGGTAAGAGAAGTCTATTTTCTTATCATGATTTGCAAGTATTCCCATATTTCAGAGATCTTGACTGCTGATCTGAGGGACCCCCACCATGGCAAACTGGAAGATCATAGCcaacctgtgtgtgtgtgtgtgggtgtgtgtgtgtgtgggtgtgtatctTTTCTGTTAAATGTGAATCATTCctgtatttcttttcttaaccatccattcctAGGCTATCAATTGAAGAGTGAGGATTGTCCTGTTAAGGAGACATGGCATGGTCCATCCAGCTGTGGGGCCAATCAGCTCAACTGCCTTGATCACCCACCCAACCATGGGTGCTACTTTTATCAATTGAAAAACTTTTGAAGATACCGTGAGGTCGAGAATGATATATTACCTCTTCTAAAATACCAAATTACCACCAAAGCTCGACCTGTTCTCACTTGAGTTGAATTGAGTCTTTAGTAGAAAGTggtgagatggagagagagaagggagagaggagaagggAGAAAGAAGTTTAAGGCAACCAGTGTTGTGTTACCCCAAAAGACTAAAACTCATTTATCTGAGAGAAACATAGTGTTCCAACCCCCTTGCTAGAGCTTGGAACACATAGTGATAATCAGCTTGGGCTACAACTCCCCCtcaaatacaacatggtgggatACAAGATCTTCCATTGTTGCTTGTCTTTAAATTGAGCTTTCTTTATCCATTGAATTTCTCTTCACATAGTAGGCTGTTCAAACTCCACAATCATTGAGCCACCAAACCACCATTCACTTGCAAAATCCTCTCAAAGGCACATGCAACACTGCACAACAAGTGAGGGAACTACACTCACAATGGTTGAGAGGACTACAGCACCCACAACGCATGTGAAGACATGCAACACTGCACAATGTGAGTGAAATACACTGACAACTGATCACAAAGGCCTAATAAAGGATGAAACAATGAGCGGGAAAGGAAAGCTCCATTGCTTGTAAAAATCCTTCATGTCAAGTTAGATCGAGGATTACAACAAATTGTCTGTGCACGTAGTACCTCTAAGTACGGAAGTAGAACACTAACTACACAATCACCATCTGCAACATAAATCCACACCTCCTTTCATAGCCTCACAATATCAGAACATGGAGACAAGGACATTTTAGTAGGACCTGGAACAAGTGCCTCACAACATCCATTTCTCACAAAAAAACATTGCAGCACCCCCAAATCTGGAATTTCACAATTCTTATTTATGGTGATTGCTAATTATCAACCATACCTAATCCATATGGaaaatcttccaaaaaatccctcAAGAAAGCGGTATAGCAAGAAAACTGAAAtcttgcctttttctttttttctttcttacttttctttatttttgctgAAACACCATAAAAAACTTATCAAAAAATTGCAGAAAAATGTCTATATAGATCCTGTTTACCGAAAATGTGCATATTCTTTTGAaaccattttcttcttttctgcTTCGAAGGACTACCTGGCCGTACCTTGCTGATGTCATCCGTATGTCGGATTATGTCAGCAGTGGGACTCACAATCATAGACTGTGATCAGGTCCAAAAATTTGCTGTGATACCAAGTGGAGGGAGGCAGGGAGGGACACTATTTATATTAAATCAGGAGAGAAACTTATAGTGTTCCACTGGAATACATAGGTAACACGCATAGTTTCATATATTTTCCCATATCTTCTAAAGCAACATGTTCAAGCCTCCAttgattttattttgttattattttttaaagattgtcTAGGATGGTAGCATCAACTGCACAATGGTAAGGAAATGCCGCTAATGggaagtttgttttttttttttttccattcaggTCAGGCGTGAATGCATTTTCTGGCGAACAGAAACTCAACAAACCAAAACCTCGAACTCATGCAACCAGATTACACCTTCCATGGATGTTGGGAGATCCAGTATCACACACAAATCATTTTTTCCGCAAGCAATTATGGAAAATGATCTCACTCAGCTTCGACAGCCAGGCCCATCCAGCGGGAAGGTTCTTCTCTATCAGGTGGCCCATAGCAGGGCGGGAGATAAAGGAAACGACTTGAATTTCTCCATCATCCCTCATTTCCCTCAAGACATCAAGAGGCTGAAGGTGGTCATTACCCCTGCATGGGTGAAGGGTGTGGTTTCGAGCCTTTTAGATCTGTCTTCTTTTCCCAACCCGGACGCTATCACAAAGAGAAACAGCTGGGTGGATGACCATGTGACAGTGGAAGTTTATGAAGTTGAAGGAATCCATTCTTTGAACGTGGTGGTGCGGAATATTTTAGATGGTGGCGTCAACTGTTCCCGGAGGATTGACCGGCACGGGAAGTGTATGTCGGATCTCATCTTATGTCAGCAGGTTGTGTTGCCTCCCTGATTCAATTTACCAAGGTATCATTTCCTTGAGGGAGTGCTTGGATATGCTATTGAATCTGATTGTGATAATTAGTTCAATAAAGCATGGAtaaaaaaaacctgaaaactcgacCCAACTTGATGTCAAGCCTGATTGCATCAACTACTTGAATCGATGTTTAATTATCAAATTAGAAATATTTAAGCTAGTCTGTTAGTATTTGAAATAGTTATTTTTAGACAAGGGGTCTCTAGTCTGAACTGGTTGGACCACACATTATGGTCCATCcagccaatgttgtcaaaatcattatcaaATCACAAATTGTGGTATGGGTCAAATCGTATTGTATCGCAACCCAAGGTCCAACATCAATCGTGCTCTTACCTTATGCAAGGTATCTCATGCCATCTACATTAtcatcatcacacacacacacacacacacacacacacacacacacacaaataaatatatatgtataataataataaataaacctatcttccttttgccatcaatgtgCACCAGGTagtaccatgtcatgatagtgttaaaggattctttttctttttttcattttttttttctttcaagaaatttccctTGAAAAAACATATAAGgctcctttaataatttatgttcttggtACCTTTCTTGTACTTAGAATCATGGTGGAAAAGCAACCTTTAATATTGTGGACCagtgaaaaaagatattttgatttctaaacatcatttcataatatatatatatatatatatatatatatatatatatatatatatatatatatataagtcagcATGATTCGAAGTCATACATTAATTTGAAACATATTTTAAGTTATatgatttaacattgaagagaataaGTATCATTTAATCTTTTAgaaagaacaaataaaataatttgtcTTTTTTAAACTATTCTTAAAGCCCCACctatttaaaaacataaaatgctTTGTAAGTGAAGCCAGAGGATTCAAATAATTTTGCTTAAGATTagactaaaatcatatattataaatTTTCAACCTATTAAGTGAATGTAACATCCAACCTTTCAATAGGCTGGCCCTACATGAGGATCTCCAAATGCCAAAATCAGCCCCATAtacttgtcaggtgggccacaccataggaaacaatgtataGCCATTGATATATAGAAAATATAAATGTGGTCTACTTGCCCAgtgatggataatccacataatgcatggtcacATCAAAGctggctctacatgatggataatccacatcaagcgggccccaccttatggatggtccacatcaaagttcagacccacatgatggatggtggacactgaaggtgggaccacatgatggaaagtTGACATCAAAGGTAAGCCCACGTGATGAACGAGCCATATTGAAGGTcgggccctacatgatgaatggtccgcattacggtgggcccatgtAATGCATGGTTCATATCAAAGATGcgttctacatgatggatggcccacatcgaaATGTGGATCTGCatgatggattgtccacatcaagtaggtcctacatgatggatgatggatatcaaaggtgggcctacatgatgagcgacccatattggtggggccctacatgatgaatgatccacatcaagatgggcccacataatgcacggttcacatcaaaggtgagccccacatgatgaatgggccAGCAagatggaccatccacatcaagtgggcaccACCTGATGGAGAATGCACAAcgatggtggaacccacatgatggatggtgggcaTTGAAGGCCGGTCCACATGATGAATAACCCATATTGAAGATGGAGCCcatataatgaatggtccacatcaaggtggacccacataatggacgcaGTGGGCCTCAGACgatggatgactcacatcaaTGTGTGGCCACtcgtgatggacagtccacatcaagtgggccccacctaataggCAGTCTACATCCAACGTCTCCCATGATGGACAATATCCaaggtggcccaacatgatggatgatccacatagaaggtgcacCCCACTCCATGTATGTTGGACATCAAAAgagggccccgcatgatggacaacccactttgaaggtggggcccacaatggacacatcaaatgtggactccacatgatgagTAGCGGACATTAAAGGGCCCTACATGAAGggcaattagcattgatggttggccccacatgatggatgatctacatcaagttgggcccgaCATAATGGACAGTTTATgtcaaaggtcaacccctaataatgaacggtccacatccaagacgggcctcacatgatggccgacccactttgaaggtttgacccacatgatggatggttcacatcaaaggtgggctctatacgatggacaatccacatctaaTGTCTGACATGGTGGACAATCAAAATGTCTTGAAACGTGAAAACATAGCCATCCATTCTTTTACCATTTAGGAAATGATCTATGATGAAATCCACCAAAACAACTGTAGGAATTGCTCTTATAGTAGATTTGTTATAACTTTTAAAAATAACATCAAATATTCTTAAAACGCTCTTATTTAACTATTGCACTTATTTAAAACAAAAGCTATAACAAAACGAACTTATTAAAGTAGTTCTAATTTGAAAAGCTCGTATTGGATTAGAATAAAAATGCCAAACCAGCCCTCAATGGCGAATATGTATGGTCCACCCGAgagtggaccatcctgattttcaggccagtGCATGTACGTTGTGGAACCTACTGATAAATGGCCCAGACCTCACACGTACACTGTCATATAATGCTCGGTGCTATAGTTTCTAGGAGAATTTATATttctacaggtggggcccatggttcagtgatccaaaccttttatacGATATGAATATTCTGTCAATGGATTTattggaagcggattaggtggaCACCACAGATATCCCTGGTAATTGGaccctgtggagcccaccgtgatgtgtgtgttttatccatgccgtccatccatttttccagatcattctagTGCATGGACCCAAAATTCaaacatatccaaaaatcaagtgtaccacaccacaagaaagagtggggattgaacacttaccattgacaacttcttgggtccacagaagttttggatcaagctaatatttgtagtttaacttcatccagatctatgtgaccttatgaataggttggatggaaaataaacatcacggtgggacctaggaagttttcaacggtggacatcattacacccagtgtttcctgtggtgtgggccacttgagctttggatgtgcttcaatcgTGAACTtgtagcctaaaatgagctttcgaaatggatggatggcgtggatgaaacatatatgtcccggtgggccccacagagtccaaTAAAATGTAGACGGCTGTCTTTTCAATGCTAACGGTCTATTTGTTTGACCACCAATAGAAGGTTATAATCTTCCAATCTTGGACAGTTTTGGTGCATATGCCATCCAGAGTGGGGGCCAACCATATCaacgatttggatcactgaaccatgggacccacttgtagaaAATAACTAAAAGAGAAAAGGAGATTTTAACCGTCGCGTGATTAACCGTGGAAGACGTACATTGCAAAATATCTGACACGTGATAGACTGACAGGTAGGCTGttggatccagaccatccatctaatggaaCCTATCCGTGGAAGGCCCTCAGTTGAAAAATCACACTTCGGGGGCCATCAAAATTCACGGTAGAAATGGAAATTGTAAAATgaaaaatctaagaaaaaaaCAATGATGGCCAGAGGTATGAAATTGTTGTGATCTTTCAAGTGGGCCATTCACAAATTGGAACCACTGGATGAACGATCTGGAATCAAAACAGCCCCCCACCTGCCACGTGTCATGTTATGTGTAGATCCGAGTCAGCCTAGAAGAAAAGGGCAAAAGAGCCCAACTGCCAACCAGAAAACCGCTGAGTTCGTTACCGTTCCTGAGGTTTGCTACAATACCTCCCCACATAATGTTATGTGATGGGTCAGGAGTTTATCCATTGGATCTGGgtcatttttcaatgatccacaccgttgatctgaCGCTAGACACAACTGATGGTGAATTCATTGAAAATCATCAAGATGTAAAAATCCTAGACATGGCCCACAAAACAAATGTAAATGCGACGGTTCATATTCAAAGAAAAGACTAAAATGATCAATAGTTCGAAAATTCCAGTTTAAATCCTACTTTTATGTACATCTCACATCCATAGCGTACCCTTTAATATAAAGagtttggattattgaaataTGACTTCAATCCAACGGCTATAATCTTGACCTATGCTATTAGAGTGGGGTCTTATCATACCAAACATCACCTGATTTGTCCGTTGAAATGTCTTACAACGAATCGGTCAGGAAATTTCAGTTGGTTAGGAgctccaacctctctctctctctctctctctctctctctcaattaagcCTTAATCTTATGGTAATTTAGAGCCTTAATCTCCATATTTCTCTCGCTTCAGCCACATGTTTTCATTTTATTCTCTCAATTAAGCCTTAATCTTATGGTAATTTAGAGCCTTAATCTCCATATTTCTCTCGCTTCAGCCACATGTTTTCATTTTATTGGTGGAATCGAGCTTTTTCTTTCCATGATCATAAGCTTCTAACCTTTAATCTCCCTCTAATCATTGAAAAGAAGGCAAAAATGCATTATAATCCTACTTAACTCCATCATTAATTGTTATGTTTCCGTTCTTTATCTTGCATTTTTAGGACCTTATAATGAAATTGATGATTTCTCATTGAGTTCCAAAAGCCCTTTACCTTTGTTGTTTCGAGGTTTTCAACGGAGGATCGGATTTCTACATTTTCGCAATGTCTTTCACTGGGACTCTTGAGAAGTGCAAGGCATGCGATAAGACAGTTTATGTGGTTGATTTGGTGTCTGCGGATGGAGTTCCTTATCATAAGACATGCTTCAAATGTAGCCACTGCAAAGGAACTCTTGTGGtaagtaatattatattataattatatattttaatatttttatagaatttttatataaatatgtattaattAAGTGGTGAACACAGACATAAGACatcaaaaaataatataaataaatgtaTTACCCAAAATAACTGCACATCCATACCATATATCATTTTAATAATTTTGGAGATATTAACCACTCATATCTTCCATGTCCAATCTAAATTACTAAACCAATGCTTTTTATTTCACTTAATGACAATTGTCCAAGTGTTCACTTCGTTTTctctaaaaattaaaagaattgtAATTAAGTGGAAAAAGGGATTCGAATTCCCAGTAATGAAGAGTTTCTAACGCTTGGTGTGGTCCAACCAAAAAAGCACTATATATATGTCCACTAATCAAATATGAAGAGCACAATGAGAAAGATATTAGCGCAATCTTTCTCATTGGTCACATAAAAAGTTACAAAGATTTCTTTTATTATAATTAGTTACAAGTGAATTACGTATGAAAAAAGTAGCAACTATTTAGCTAGAAATTTAACATGAATTCTTTATACCAAGTTTTTAACTCATAGCATGGTTGAATAGAAAAACATCATGTGCGTTAGTCAGATATAGAGCTCATAGTGAGAAGGGCAAAAGCatctttttgtatatataatttttttcatttttatcctcttattatttttatttttttgatcttATTTATTTTACTATGGGTTCCACATTTAACAAGTGCATTTTTTTATTAACTAAATTAAGAAGTACAATGATTATAGGCAATTCATATTAAAAACATCTTTGGGTCTTCGATGAATTTCATGAGCCCCGTACGGAGAGTAGAGTGGTTGTAGCAGCGAAGGCAAGAAAGATCGGCTTTTGCAAACGCCATACTCAAAATACTTGATGGACAAGAGTGACGGAACTTTGAATCAGTTGAGACCATTATCATTCATCCATCATAAGTCGAAGTACTACCCGATTCGATACTTGCCAGTCCCGCTACATTAAGAATTACATTAATAGGAAATCTGACATGAATTCTTCTTACCAAGACTTTTTAACTCTTGGTGTGGTCCAACATAAAACTACACCATGAGCTTAGCCAGATACGAAGTTCGCAGTGAGAAGGGAGAGAGTTTTTCTTGTATacataaattttttaaactttttttctttttattttttatttttttaatctcattgtttatttattttattttattacttttttaaTTACGAGTTCCACATTTTATAAACGCACATTTTTATTAGCTACATTAAAAATTACTATAATTATAGATAATTCatatctgaaaaataaaaatatcaataaTTTCATTAGAAATCTGACAAGGGTTTGCGACAATTAAAATTAGGCTCAATCATGATTTTGCCTACCCAAACGaacatttaatatatttattatcttGTGTTTTATTTGCTAACGATGGTCATCTTCAGATGAGCAACTACTCTTCCATGGATGGTGTCCTCTACTGCAAGCCTCATTTTGAACAGCTCTTCAAGGAGACTGGCAGCTTCTCTAAAAAATTCCAAACGCGTGAGGATTCTTCCCTTTCTTGATGGTTTTTGGATAGCTGGCCAGCTGGGCCAGCCCGTTTCCATTCGGGTCCCAGCCCGATCTAAGTTAATAGAGGCCCTAAATGACCCAAGATGtcaatggacggcttagatctccCAATTAATTATCGGGTTGGGTTTCGGCTGACCCTGACCTGGCCTGCTACCATTGCTGAATGATCTCCTCCGTCCAATCTTCCATCTCTCCCTTGATTTTAGTTATTAATCAGTGTTACTTTGATTTAATGTTGTTTTGTTGGTGGTCAGCTGGAAGATCTGGTGATAAGCCGCCGAACGAACTGGTACGTTGATTTCTATGATTTGGGTCCTTTCTCCAGAATCCAATGGGCCCAGTAAAAATGTATGAGAAAGCCCACCATttgatgatccaaatcattctTATGGAAGGCCCCATGTTCTACCTCATTGGATGAGATCTCATTGTCTGAATGAGATCTGCGTTAGATGTGGACCATTTGCTGCAACTGGGAGGTGTGGCCCCACCTGCATGAAATGTGATGTTTTGGCCTCGCATCCActcagtggcccacctgatca from Magnolia sinica isolate HGM2019 chromosome 17, MsV1, whole genome shotgun sequence encodes the following:
- the LOC131230233 gene encoding uncharacterized protein LOC131230233 isoform X5, coding for MSLLLPLAVERGVCLITNMGAMDPHGAQVAVLDVASSLGLDITVSVAYEVALTKSGSTSSHERSIRREGGVSTYLGAAPLVQCLERHKPHVIVTSRVADAALFLGPMVYELGWNWNDFNQLAQGALAGHLLECGCQLTGGYFAHPAGDKYRNLSFQQLLDLSLPYAEVDFNGNICIAKVEGSGGILNFSTCAEQLLYEIGDPGAYITPDVIIDIRDVSFCSVSSDKVTCTGAKPSNQCFPEKLLQLLPKECGWKGWGEISYGGNECVKRAEAAEFLVRSWMEEAFPGVTDRIMSYIIGLDSLKATNTSDNNSSMRHNEDIRLRMDGLFELEKHACHFVAEFTALYTNGPAGGGGISTGYKKEMLLHKELVRRECIFWRTETQQTKTSNSCNQITPSMDVGRSSITHKSFFPQAIMENDLTQLRQPGPSSGKVLLYQVAHSRAGDKGNDLNFSIIPHFPQDIKRLKVVITPAWVKGVVSSLLDLSSFPNPDAITKRNSWVDDHVTVEVYEVEGIHSLNVVVRNILDGGVNCSRRIDRHGKCMSDLILCQQVVLPP